In Anthonomus grandis grandis chromosome 16, icAntGran1.3, whole genome shotgun sequence, a single window of DNA contains:
- the LOC126745553 gene encoding transcription initiation factor TFIID subunit 6-like, with protein sequence MSKITESDLYGTNFSVESIKVIAESIGIGNLQDEAAKDLAEDISFRLKHIIQDAAKFMHHAKRVKLLQSDVDSALKVKNIEPQYGFHSTEPLPFRFASGGGRELHFIEEKEVDLGDLLTNVNPKAPLEVVLRSHWLCIDGIQPTIPENPPPVAKAVQKLESVDPVNKKPMKETAGKPSTGKQKLKNVETVQIKQLATHELSVEQQLYYKEITEACVGSDEARRAEALQSLSSDPGLHEMLPRMCTFIIEGVRVNVVQNNLALLIYLMRMVKALLDNQSLYLEKYLHELIPSVTTCIVSKQLCMRPELDNHWALRDFASRLMAQICKNFNTSTNNIQTRITRMFTNALQQSDKIPMSSLYGALQGLSELGTEVVRIFILPRIKIIGARLESHLDQIGMVSNADRTAAGHIKQLLIKVMTPIIKTLRGPPDNVEDYKQDYGYLGFSLHGAVAKARTQITAPASSSANSATSSGVVPSATVGPTVTARTVTSSGIIQQSNPTPQGRTIVMSQQPQRFSLQQSQQQKVVFMPQRSQGNAATQQQFSQVTSPTTTVVKLVSSSNQNLTQQPKFIQSQPQKMVVVSNQTNQSASNQSHQGTFVQQLQQLQQMQARKSIDDIPDLG encoded by the exons ATGTCCAAGATAACAGAGAGCGACTTGTATGGCACCAACTTTTCAGTGGAATCCATCAAAGTTATAGCGGAAAGTATAGGAATCGGAAACTTACAAGACGAAGCAGCCAAGGACCTAGCCGAGGATATTTCTTTTCGCTTAAAGCATATTATTCAAGATGCTGCCAAATTTATGCACCATGCGAAGAGAGTCAAATTGCTACAGAGTGATGTTGATTCTGccttaaaagttaaaaacatCGAG CCCCAATATGGGTTTCATTCAACTGAACCACTCCCTTTCCGATTTGCCTCTGGTGGTGGCAGAGAATTACATTTTATCGAGGAAAAGGAAGTAGACCTAGGAGACTTGCTTACAAATGTAAATCCAAAAGCGCCCTTGGAAGTAGTATTGAGATCTCACTGGCTATGCATAGACGGCATTCAACCGACCATACCAGAGAACCCACCTCCTGTAGCAAAAGCAGTGCAAAAG CTAGAGTCTGTTGACCCAGTAAATAAGAAGCCAATGAAAGAAACAGCTGGGAAACCCAGTACaggaaaacaaaaattgaaaaatgttgaaACTGTTCAAATAAAACAGTTGGCCACTCACGAGTTGTCTGTTGAACAACAATTATATTATAAGGAAATTACTGAGGCATGTGTCGGATCAGACGAAGCCAGACGAGCA GAAGCTCTTCAGAGTTTATCATCAGATCCTGGCCTACATGAAATGCTTCCCAGGATGTGCACATTCATAATTGAAGGAGTAAGGGTAAATGTTGTTCAAAATAATTTGGCACTGCTCATTTATCTTATGAGGATGGTTAAAGCATTGTTGGACAATCAGTCATTGTATTTGGAGAAATAT CTGCACGAACTGATACCCTCGGTTACAACGTGTATAGTATCGAAACAGTTGTGCATGCGACCTGAACTGGACAACCATTGGGCCCTCAGAGATTTCGCTTCTCGATTGATGGCccaaatttgtaaaaactttaATACGAGCACGAACAACATTCAGACGAGAATCACCAGGATGTTCACCAACGCTTTACAGCAGAGCGACAAGATCCCGATGTCGTCGTTGTACGGGGCGTTGCAGGGTTTATCGGAACTCGGCACCGAAGTTGTCCGGATCTTTATTTTGCCCAGGATCAAAATTATCG GTGCTCGCCTCGAGAGCCACTTGGACCAGATCGGTATGGTGTCGAACGCCGATCGAACGGCCGCCGGTCACATCAAACAACTGCTGATCAAAGTGATGACGCCGATCATAAAAACGTTACGGGGGCCCCCCGATAACGTCGAGGACTACAAACAGGATTACGGCTACTTGGGATTTTCGTTGCACGGCGCCGTTGCCAAAGCGCGCACCCAAATTACGGCGCCCGCGTCCTCTTCCGCTAATTCGGCAACGTCGTCCGGCGTCGTGCCGTCCGCGACGGTCGGACCGACCGTCACCGCTCGAACGGTCACCTCCAGCGGAATTATACAGCAG AGTAATCCGACGCCCCAAGGAAGAACGATAGTGATGAGTCAGCAGCCTCAGAGGTTCTCGCTGCAACAGAGTCAGCAACAGAAGGTCGTTTTTATGCCGCAAAGGTCTCAAGGTAACGCGGCCACACAGCAACAGTTCAGTCAGGTCACATCACCGACCACAACC GTGGTTAAATTGGTGTCGAGCAGCAACCAGAATCTGACGCAACAACCGAAATTTATTCAGAGTCAACCGCAAAAAATGGTCGTCGTTTCGAATCAGACCAATCAAAGCGCGTCGAATCAATCGCATCAGGGGACGTTTGTGCAACAGCTGCAACAGTTACAACAAATGCAAGCGCGGAAAAGTATCGACGATATTCCCGATTTAGGTTAA
- the LOC126745557 gene encoding traB domain-containing protein-like, producing the protein MDNSLTNFELSESTVKIGTDSESGSDKSETIEIVGYGDEELNGSKKSSDDFDNNLPDTVTLLTHKETGAKLYLIGTAHFSKKSQEDVELVIRNVQPNIVVVELCGQRTSILELDEETILKEAKNIDAAKIIATMKADGAVNGLLYILLLSMSAHITKEIGMAPGGEFRVASQEAAKIPNCYVHLGDRPIGITIRRALSRLSWWQTVKFAWHLLTCKDPISAEEIEKCKNRDMLEQLLAELAGEFPGFKEVFLVERDIYLTSSLQAAARMRPPGDPEKPLTIVGVVGIGHMPGIIKLWPEEQRRFIPEIMVVPPPTMTSKIVKFSFKLSLFGLGVYVIYKYVPVPKVLRENAMLQSVVSNVKDNLSFMSFSV; encoded by the exons ATGGATAATTCACTTACCAATTTCG AACTTAGCGAAAGTACAGTGAAAATAGGAACAGACTCCGAGAGTGGGTCAGACAAAAGTGAGACTATTGAAATTGTCGGTTATGGAGATGAGGAGTTGAATGGTAGCAAGAAATCTTCGGATGACTTTGACAATAATCTTCCTGACACTGTTACATTACTAACGCATAAAGAAACAGGGGCCAAACTTTACTTAATTGGGACTGCTCACTTTAGCAAGAAATCTCAAGAGGATGTAGAATTG GTTATAAGAAATGTGCAACCGAATATAGTAGTGGTAGAATTATGTGGCCAAAGAACCAGCATACTAGAACTAGATGAGGAAACTATCTTGAAAGAAGCCAAGAATATAGATGCAGCAAAAATTATAGCCACTATGAAGGCAGACGGAGCCGTTAACGGTTTATTGTACATTTTGTTACTAAGCATGAGCGCTCATATAACGAAAGAAATCGGTATGGCACCAGGAGGAGAATTTAGAGTGGCTAGCCAAGAG GCCGCTAAGATTCCTAATTGTTATGTCCACTTAGGGGACCGACCTATAGGAATAACGATAAGACGAGCCCTTAGTAGGCTAAGTTGGTGGCAAACGGTAAAGTTTGCATGGCATTTGTTGACTTGCAAAGATCCTATAag TGCCGAGGAAATTGAAAAATGCAAGAACCGTGACATGCTGGAGCAATTACTAGCGGAATTAGCTGGCGAATTTCCCGGATTTAAGGAGGTGTTCCTGGTCGAACGGGATATTTATTTGACCAGTTCCTTGCAAGCGGCTGCCAGGATGAGGCCTCCCGGTGATCCAGAGAAACCTTTGACGATTGTGGGAGTGGTTGGTATCGGTCACATGCCCGGCATAATAAAACTGTGGCCGGAGGAGCAACGACGGTTCATTCCGGAGATCATGGTCGTTCCTCCGCCTACGATGACATCGAAAATCGTGAAGTTTAGCTTTAAATTGTCGCTGTTCGGTTTGGGTGTGTACGTGATTTATAAATACGTGCCGGTTCCGAAGGTTCTCAGGGAAAACGCGATGCTTCAAAGTGTCGTGAGTAACGTCAAAGACAATTTGTCTTTTATGAGTTTTTCCGTGTAA